In Persephonella sp., the following proteins share a genomic window:
- a CDS encoding NAD-binding protein produces MKICIVGAGVVGSYLAKKLSEEGYDIAIIDKDSKKVEDLQIHADIAAYNCDAFDEECIGQLKDYDLYIVATNKDEINLSVALMLRAVYNRDRIFVRVDKDILSKHEIESFLQIEIVNTFKELFKNVQMIINYPFISYLNELEEGKFIIFSYRANRPDRFTNTKIADLKDLREKVPFTLALIERDEKIFIPKGEKTILEGDLLYILIEKDRLDQFIDLSNIQFTPVKDVVFLGVSKVGKSILKRLYEEKKLKIKVIDQDINLCEEIASEFPGIMVLNGKITDQELLKSERVGDSDLVISASYREDNILACIIAKKLNAKKVLAVIEKPEYEEIAFSLGIDIPIVARKLIARKVYRKIRHRGLRDIFELKENVKVYEQIVNKKLSGKKISEIPLKNSVVLSVVREGKMNIVHGNFVLKEGDILVILEKEEEENE; encoded by the coding sequence ATGAAAATCTGTATAGTTGGTGCAGGGGTAGTAGGCAGTTATCTTGCGAAGAAACTTTCTGAGGAAGGCTACGACATAGCTATTATTGACAAAGACAGCAAAAAGGTAGAAGACCTTCAGATTCATGCAGATATAGCAGCTTACAACTGTGATGCCTTTGATGAAGAATGTATAGGACAGCTGAAAGATTACGATCTTTATATCGTTGCAACAAACAAAGATGAGATCAACCTATCTGTTGCTCTTATGCTCAGAGCTGTTTATAACAGGGACAGAATATTTGTAAGGGTTGATAAGGATATTTTATCAAAACATGAGATAGAGAGCTTTCTCCAGATAGAGATTGTTAATACCTTTAAAGAGCTTTTCAAAAATGTTCAGATGATAATTAACTACCCATTTATTTCTTATCTTAATGAGTTAGAGGAAGGAAAATTTATAATATTTAGCTACAGAGCAAATAGACCTGACAGATTTACAAACACAAAAATAGCTGATCTTAAAGATCTCAGAGAAAAAGTTCCTTTTACCCTTGCTCTCATAGAGAGAGACGAAAAGATTTTTATTCCAAAAGGGGAAAAAACCATTCTGGAAGGGGATCTTCTTTATATACTGATAGAAAAAGACAGATTAGATCAGTTTATAGATCTATCTAACATACAGTTCACACCAGTGAAAGATGTTGTTTTTTTAGGCGTATCTAAAGTCGGCAAATCCATACTGAAAAGATTGTATGAAGAAAAAAAGCTGAAGATAAAAGTGATAGATCAGGATATAAATCTGTGTGAGGAGATAGCTTCAGAATTTCCGGGAATAATGGTTTTAAACGGTAAAATAACAGATCAGGAGCTATTAAAAAGCGAAAGGGTAGGTGATTCAGATCTTGTTATAAGTGCAAGCTACAGAGAAGACAACATTCTTGCATGTATAATAGCCAAAAAACTAAACGCAAAAAAGGTTCTGGCAGTTATTGAAAAACCTGAGTATGAAGAGATAGCATTTTCCCTCGGTATTGACATACCTATAGTTGCAAGAAAACTTATAGCAAGGAAAGTTTACAGAAAAATTAGGCACAGAGGATTGAGGGACATTTTTGAGCTTAAGGAAAATGTAAAAGTATATGAGCAGATAGTAAACAAAAAATTAAGCGGGAAAAAGATAAGTGAAATCCCATTAAAAAACTCTGTTGTGCTCAGTGTCGTAAGAGAAGGGAAGATGAATATAGTTCACGGCAATTTTGTGTTGAAAGAGGGTGATATCTTAGTCATACTTGAGAAGGAAGAAGAAGAAAATGAATAA
- the trpS gene encoding tryptophan--tRNA ligase — MKKVLSGMRPTGKLHLGHYLGVIKNWLELQEKHDCKFFIADWHALTNKYKQTDDLKENIKQMIIDWLSCGIDPEKATLFIQSGVKEHAELSLLFSMITPKSWLELNPSYKDLKFNLYYQYLRDFLAGKQVKIIQTPPSEDFDQAVERASGKVRNKIFEEYLREAFFRAFYNKKGIDFKGLKETLIKLGIQKKIVEEAVKNLEEGDVGKDIDTLGFLAYPVLQAADILIYKAEAVPVGEDQLPHIELTREIARRFNNLYDSIFPEPEAMLTEESKLPGIDGRKMSKSYNNAIYLSDDQQTVNKKVLEMKTDPQRVRRNDPGNPEVCIVYDYHRIFTDKDTVKDIDKKCRNAEIGCVDCKKILAQNLNRFLDPIRERRKEIEKDLPTYEKIFQEGTEKAKAIASETMTEVRKAMRLWEF; from the coding sequence ATGAAAAAAGTTCTCAGCGGTATGAGACCAACAGGAAAACTTCATTTAGGTCATTACCTTGGTGTTATAAAAAACTGGCTTGAGCTACAGGAAAAACACGACTGTAAATTTTTTATAGCTGACTGGCATGCACTAACTAACAAATACAAACAGACAGATGATCTAAAGGAAAACATAAAACAGATGATAATAGACTGGCTTTCCTGCGGTATTGATCCTGAGAAGGCAACCCTTTTTATTCAGTCAGGAGTTAAGGAACATGCAGAGCTATCCCTTCTTTTTTCTATGATCACCCCTAAAAGCTGGCTTGAGCTGAACCCTTCCTACAAGGATCTTAAGTTTAACCTTTATTACCAGTATCTGAGAGATTTTCTTGCAGGTAAACAGGTAAAGATTATCCAGACCCCACCATCTGAAGATTTTGATCAGGCTGTTGAAAGAGCATCGGGAAAAGTTAGGAATAAAATATTTGAGGAATATCTGAGAGAAGCTTTTTTCAGGGCTTTTTACAACAAAAAAGGAATAGATTTTAAAGGTCTGAAAGAAACACTCATAAAGCTTGGTATCCAGAAAAAGATTGTAGAGGAGGCTGTAAAAAATCTTGAAGAAGGGGATGTTGGGAAGGATATAGACACACTCGGCTTTCTTGCCTATCCTGTTCTTCAGGCGGCAGACATTCTTATATACAAGGCTGAAGCCGTTCCTGTAGGAGAAGACCAACTTCCCCACATTGAGCTTACAAGAGAGATAGCAAGGAGATTCAACAACCTTTATGACAGCATTTTCCCAGAGCCTGAGGCTATGCTGACAGAGGAATCTAAACTTCCCGGAATAGATGGAAGAAAGATGTCAAAATCCTACAACAATGCCATATACCTGTCAGATGATCAGCAGACGGTTAACAAAAAAGTTCTTGAGATGAAAACAGACCCCCAGAGAGTAAGAAGAAATGATCCCGGTAATCCTGAAGTGTGCATAGTTTACGATTACCACAGGATTTTTACAGATAAGGATACTGTGAAGGATATAGATAAAAAATGCAGAAATGCAGAGATAGGTTGTGTAGACTGTAAAAAGATCCTTGCACAAAATCTGAACAGATTTTTAGATCCAATAAGGGAAAGGAGAAAAGAAATAGAAAAGGATCTTCCTACATACGAAAAGATCTTTCAGGAAGGAACCGAAAAAGCAAAAGCGATAGCTTCAGAAACAATGACAGAAGTTAGAAAAGCTATGAGGCTGTGGGAGTTTTAA
- the gap gene encoding type I glyceraldehyde-3-phosphate dehydrogenase — MTIRVGINGFGRIGRNFFRACVDNPDIEIVGINDLTDAHTLAHLLKYDSVHGRFSKNVEAKGNSIVVEGKEIEVTAIKDPAQLPWKDLDVDIVIESTGVFRDREGASKHLQAGAKKVIISAPGKNPDLTVVLGVNEENYDPEKHNIISNASCTTNCLAPIAKILHKEFGIIKGYMVTVHAYTNDQRILDLPHKDLRRARAAAVNIIPTTTGAAKAVGEVLPELKGKLDGTARRVPVADGSIVDLTVVVEKETTEEEINAKMKEYAEGEMKGILEYSEDPLVSQDIVGNPHSSIFDALSTKVIGGNFVHVSSWYDNEWGYSNRLKDLVLFMAEKGL, encoded by the coding sequence ATGACCATCAGGGTTGGTATTAACGGTTTTGGTAGAATAGGGAGGAACTTCTTTAGAGCCTGCGTTGACAATCCAGATATTGAGATTGTGGGGATCAATGATCTTACAGATGCCCATACACTTGCACATCTACTAAAATATGACTCTGTTCACGGCAGATTTTCAAAAAATGTTGAGGCAAAGGGAAATTCTATTGTTGTTGAGGGAAAAGAGATAGAAGTCACCGCTATAAAGGATCCGGCACAGCTTCCCTGGAAAGATCTTGATGTTGACATAGTTATTGAATCTACAGGGGTTTTCAGAGACAGGGAAGGTGCATCAAAACATCTTCAGGCAGGGGCAAAAAAGGTCATAATATCTGCACCCGGTAAAAACCCTGATCTTACAGTTGTTCTTGGGGTCAATGAGGAAAATTACGATCCAGAAAAGCACAACATAATATCTAACGCTTCATGCACAACAAACTGTCTTGCACCGATAGCAAAAATACTTCACAAAGAGTTCGGGATAATAAAAGGCTACATGGTTACCGTTCACGCTTACACAAATGACCAGAGGATACTTGATCTGCCACACAAGGATCTAAGAAGGGCAAGGGCGGCAGCTGTAAACATAATCCCAACAACAACAGGTGCTGCAAAGGCTGTAGGTGAAGTTCTCCCTGAATTAAAAGGAAAATTAGACGGAACGGCAAGAAGGGTTCCTGTTGCTGACGGTTCTATTGTTGATCTTACAGTAGTGGTAGAAAAGGAAACAACAGAAGAAGAGATAAACGCAAAGATGAAAGAATACGCAGAAGGGGAAATGAAAGGAATTCTTGAGTATTCGGAAGATCCCCTTGTTTCACAGGATATTGTAGGAAATCCACACTCATCTATATTTGATGCACTTTCAACAAAGGTGATCGGTGGAAATTTTGTTCATGTTTCATCATGGTACGACAATGAGTGGGGATACTCAAACAGGTTAAAAGATTTAGTTCTGTTTATGGCAGAAAAAGGGTTGTAA
- the murF gene encoding UDP-N-acetylmuramoyl-tripeptide--D-alanyl-D-alanine ligase: MEIKELFNLFGKKTSQNSRIKKFKIDSRQIEKGDFFVPIKGSRYDGHLFIKDAIKKGAVGFFTQKKDPHPGSLHVRSTLEALIKVGKHKRKKLSFAIGITGTSGKTTTKELLDFVLSDHFKTYSTPGNLNNEIGHPLTLANIPEGTQAGIFELGAGKIGDISYLVSISQPEIRVLTSVGYGHTEKFGSFENVIRGKGEILEGGDVGIIPYCVKDFYQHKNVITFGSEEGSDIKILSVNINDNGTEGIIQIGKKSYRVEMPVFNMAVFNNLGAVFGVLQYLEIDPEKTIEKLRLFYLPEGRGKVIRQKNITIIDDSYNANPLSVENAIKTLSMMKGKKIIVLGDMLELGVYSIQKHKEVGKLIQNSSIDTAVFYGEQMRYAYEILKGKKDVYYFEQKRDIADFISSQKEKTTVWIKGSRGMKMEQIIHQIVQD, translated from the coding sequence ATGGAAATTAAAGAACTGTTCAACCTTTTTGGTAAGAAAACATCACAAAACAGCAGGATAAAAAAATTTAAGATAGACAGCCGTCAGATAGAAAAAGGAGATTTTTTCGTCCCGATAAAAGGAAGTAGATATGACGGACACCTCTTTATAAAAGATGCGATTAAAAAAGGTGCTGTAGGTTTTTTTACACAAAAAAAAGATCCGCACCCGGGCTCATTACATGTCAGAAGCACCCTTGAGGCTCTCATAAAGGTGGGAAAACACAAAAGAAAAAAACTCTCATTTGCAATAGGCATAACAGGAACAAGCGGAAAAACCACAACAAAAGAGCTTTTGGATTTTGTTTTGTCAGATCATTTTAAAACATACTCAACCCCCGGAAATCTGAACAACGAGATAGGACACCCTTTAACACTTGCAAACATCCCTGAGGGGACACAAGCAGGTATATTTGAGTTGGGAGCAGGTAAAATAGGGGACATATCCTATCTTGTTTCAATATCACAGCCTGAGATCAGAGTTCTAACATCTGTAGGATACGGTCATACAGAGAAGTTCGGCAGTTTTGAAAATGTGATAAGAGGAAAAGGTGAGATATTAGAAGGGGGAGATGTTGGAATAATTCCTTATTGTGTTAAAGATTTTTATCAACACAAAAATGTTATAACATTTGGATCAGAAGAAGGTTCAGACATAAAAATTCTGTCTGTAAATATAAATGATAATGGAACAGAAGGTATTATACAGATTGGAAAAAAGTCATACAGGGTTGAGATGCCTGTGTTTAATATGGCTGTTTTTAACAACTTGGGGGCTGTTTTTGGTGTTTTACAATACCTTGAGATTGATCCTGAAAAAACCATTGAAAAACTACGCCTTTTTTATTTGCCTGAAGGAAGGGGAAAGGTTATCAGACAAAAAAATATAACAATAATAGACGACAGTTACAACGCAAACCCTCTCTCTGTTGAAAATGCAATTAAAACACTCTCAATGATGAAAGGTAAAAAAATTATAGTCTTAGGAGATATGCTTGAGCTTGGAGTTTACTCAATCCAGAAACATAAAGAGGTGGGAAAGTTAATACAAAACTCATCTATTGATACAGCTGTATTTTATGGAGAACAGATGAGGTATGCGTATGAAATACTAAAAGGTAAAAAAGATGTTTACTATTTTGAACAGAAAAGGGATATAGCTGATTTTATATCCTCCCAAAAAGAGAAAACAACAGTCTGGATTAAAGGTTCAAGGGGAATGAAAATGGAACAGATCATTCACCAGATTGTTCAGGATTAA
- a CDS encoding site-2 protease family protein encodes MEINWLNLIFMIPALLFAVIIHELGHGIVAYRLGDPTPKLAGRLTFNPIPHIDPLGSIILPAMLLILKFPFIFGWAKPIPVNAWNFKKLGYRKGMAVTAFAGPGMNFLSAVVFGIFYQILSSPQILITINETLGRGFIDSVLTPILIFLKYSVSINIILAIFNLLPIPPLDGGRILMSFLPPYLEQKLEPLEQWGFFIVILLMIAGLFKYVVLPPYMFLTSILLGY; translated from the coding sequence ATGGAGATAAACTGGTTAAATCTGATATTTATGATACCGGCACTTCTTTTTGCCGTTATTATACATGAGCTTGGTCACGGCATCGTTGCTTACAGGCTTGGAGATCCGACGCCTAAATTAGCAGGAAGGCTGACATTTAATCCTATTCCACACATTGATCCTTTAGGCTCAATAATACTTCCTGCTATGCTTCTAATCCTAAAATTTCCGTTTATATTCGGGTGGGCAAAACCTATCCCTGTTAACGCATGGAATTTTAAAAAATTAGGATACAGAAAGGGCATGGCAGTGACGGCTTTTGCAGGTCCCGGAATGAACTTCCTTTCTGCTGTTGTTTTTGGAATTTTTTACCAGATACTATCAAGTCCTCAAATATTGATAACGATTAATGAAACTCTTGGCAGGGGTTTTATAGATTCTGTTCTGACCCCTATCTTGATATTTTTAAAATATTCTGTAAGTATCAACATAATTCTTGCCATATTCAACTTACTTCCCATTCCTCCCCTTGACGGTGGTAGGATTTTGATGAGTTTTCTCCCTCCATATCTTGAGCAGAAACTTGAACCTCTTGAGCAGTGGGGATTTTTTATTGTTATTCTTTTGATGATAGCAGGACTGTTTAAATATGTAGTTCTTCCTCCTTATATGTTTTTAACTTCTATTTTGCTTGGTTATTGA
- a CDS encoding FeoA family protein, with protein MKLSQVAKGKKCRIKKLDFTPEMKRRLLELGLFPGQEIEVVQDAPFGGPVKIKIKDYCLALRRSEANHIEVEEENEQ; from the coding sequence ATGAAACTGTCGCAGGTCGCCAAAGGAAAAAAATGCAGGATAAAAAAGCTTGACTTTACTCCTGAAATGAAAAGGAGACTTCTTGAGCTTGGGCTTTTTCCCGGTCAGGAGATAGAGGTTGTTCAGGATGCACCTTTTGGTGGACCTGTGAAGATAAAAATAAAAGATTACTGCCTTGCCCTGAGAAGATCAGAAGCAAATCATATTGAGGTTGAAGAAGAAAATGAGCAGTAA